A window of the Macaca nemestrina isolate mMacNem1 chromosome X, mMacNem.hap1, whole genome shotgun sequence genome harbors these coding sequences:
- the LOC105485100 gene encoding melanoma-associated antigen C1-like yields MGDKQTPAAGMPSLLQSSAESRQSRPEEEDSPSLLQSPPEREATQSPLQIPQSPPEGDDSQSPLQNPQSPPEGEESLSPLQISQSSPEGEDVQSPLQNPASSLFSSTLLSLFQSSPESTQSPFEGFPQSPPQIPVTSSFTSTLLSLFQSSPESTQSPFEGFPQSPPQIPVTTSFPSTLLSVFQSSPESSQSTFEGFPQSPLQIPVTSSFSSTLLRVFQSSPDSTQSTFEGFPQSPLQIPVTSSFPSTLLRLFQSSPDSTQSPFEGFPQSPPQIPVSSSFPSTLLSLFQSSPDSTQSTFEGFPQSPLQIPLSSSSSSPLLSLFQSSPESTQSTFEGFAQSPLQIPQSPPEGDNSQSPLHSPQSSPEGEDSQAPFQSPPEGENALSPLQIPQNPPEWEDCLSRLQIHTCPPDGEDLQSPLQIPQSPPEWEDSLSPLHFPHRRPQGEDFQSSLQRPVSICSSSTSLSLPQSFPESPQSPPEGPAQSPLYSPLSLPEGTDSQSPLQRPQGPPEGEDSLSPLYIPQSPPEWEVSLSPLRFPHSPPQGEDSQSSLQSPVIICSSSTSLSLPQDFPERPQRPPEGTAQSPLQKPLRSFSYTLASLLQSSHGSPQSPPEGPAQSPLQRPVSSCSSTSLSLSQSSPESPPEGPAQRPLQSPASSSSSTSLSLSQSSPESPQSPPEGPAQSPLQSAVSSSSSTSLSPVSEESSSPVDEDTSTSDTLLESESLTDSESLIESEPLFTYTLDEKVDELVRFLLLKYQAKQPVTKAEMVTNVINRYTGYFPMIFRKAREFIEILFGISLREVDPEDSYVFVNTLELSCEGSVSDEQGVPQNHLLFLVLSIIFMKGTCASEEVIWDVLSGIGVRAGREHFIFGEPRELLTKVWVQEHYLEYREVPNTAPPRYEFLWGPRAHSEISKRKVVEFLAMLNNTVPISFPPSYKEALKDVEERAQAIIDTTDDSTATDSASSSVVSPSFSSE; encoded by the exons ATGG GGGACAAGCAGACGCCTGCTGCTGGGATGCCGAGTCTTCTCCAGAGTTCCGCTGAGAGTCGTCAGAGTCGTCCTGAGGAGGAGGACTCCCCGAGTCTTCTCCAGAGTCCTCCTGAGCGGGAGGCCACCCAGTCTCCTCTCCAGATTCCTCAGAGTCCTCCTGAGGGCGACGACTCCCAGTCTCCTCTCCAGAATCCTCAGAGTCCTCCTGAGGGCGAGGAATCCCTGTCTCCTCTCCAGATTTCTCAGAGCTCTCCTGAGGGTGAGGACGTCCAGTCTCCTCTCCAGAATCCTGCGAGCTCCTTGTTCTCCTCCACTTTACTGAGTCTATTCCAGAGTTCCCCTGAGAGTACTCAGAGTCCTTTTGAGGGTTTTCCCCAGTCTCCTCCCCAGATTCCTGTGACCTCCTCCTTCACCTCCACTTTACTGAGTCTTTTCCAGAGTTCCCCTGAGAGTACTCAAAGTCCTTTTGAGGGTTTTCCCCAGTCTCCTCCCCAGATTCCTGTGACCACCTCCTTCCCCTCCACTTTATTGAGTGTTTTCCAGAGTTCCCCTGAGAGTTCTCAAAGTACTTTTGAGGGTTTTCCCCAGTCTCCTCTCCAGATTCCTGtgacctcctccttctcctccacttTATTGCGTGTTTTCCAGAGTTCCCCTGACAGTACTCAAAGTACTTTTGAGGGTTTTCCCCAGTCTCCTCTCCAGATTCCTGTgacctcctccttcccctccacttTATTGAGGCTTTTCCAGAGTTCCCCTGACAGTACTCAAAGTCCTTTTGAGGGTTTTCCCCAGTCTCCTCCCCAGATTCCTGTgagctcctccttcccctccacttTATTGAGTTTGTTCCAGAGTTCCCCTGACAGTACTCAAAGTACTTTTGAGGGTTTTCCCCAGTCTCCTCTCCAGATTCCTctgagctcctcctcctcctcccctttacTGAGTCTTTTCCAGAGTTCCCCTGAGAGTACTCAAAGTACATTTGAGGGTTTTGCCCAGTCTCCTCTCCAGATTCCTCAGAGTCCTCCTGAGGGAGACAACTCCCAGTCTCCTCTCCATAGTCCTCAGAGTTCTCCTGAGGGGGAGGACTCCCAGGCTCCTTTCCAGAGTCCTCCTGAGGGAGAGAACGCCCTTTCTCCTCTCCAGATTCCTCAGAATCCTCCTGAGTGGGAGGACTGTCTGTCTCGTCTCCAGATTCATACGTGTCCTCCTGATGGGGAGGACTTACAGTCTCCTCTCCAGATTCCTCAGAGTCCTCCTGAATGGGAGGACTCCCTGTCTCCTCTCCACTTTCCTCATAGGCGTCCTCAGGGGGAGGACTTCCAGTCTTCTCTCCAGAGGCCTGTAAGCATCTGCTCCTCCTCCACTTCATTGAGTCTTCCCCAGAGTTTCCCTGAGAGTCCTCAGAGCCCTCCTGAGGGGCCTGCCCAGTCTCCTCTCTATAGTCCTCTGAGCCTTCCTGAGGGGACGGATTCCCAGTCTCCTCTCCAGAGACCTCAGGGTCCTCCTGAGGGGGAGGATTCCCTGTCTCCTCTCTACATTCCTCAGAGTCCTCCTGAGTGGGAGGTCTCCTTGTCTCCTCTCCGCTTTCCTCACAGTCCTCCTCAGGGGGAGGACTCCCAGTCTTCTCTCCAGAGTCCTGTGATTATCTGCTCCTCCTCCACTTCACTGAGTCTTCCCCAGGATTTCCCTGAGAGACCTCAGAGACCCCCTGAGGGGACTGCTCAGTCTCCTCTCCAAAAACCTCTCAGGTCTTTCTCCTACACTTTAGCGAGTCTTCTGCAGAGTTCCCATGGGAGTCCTCAGAGTCCGCCTGAGGGGCCTGCCCAGTCTCCACTCCAGAGACCTGTCAGCTCGTGCTCATCCACTTCACTGAGTCTTTCCCAGAGTTCTCCTGAGAGTCCTCCTGAGGGTCCTGCGCAGCGTCCTCTCCAGAGTCCTGCgagctcttcctcctccacttcATTGAGTCTTTCCCAGAGTTCCCCTGAGAGTCCTCAGAGTCCTCCTGAGGGGCCTGCCCAGTCTCCTCTCCAGAGTGCTgtgagctcctcctcctccacttccttgAGCCCAGTCAGTGAAGAGTCCAGCAGCCCAGTAGATGAAGATACAAGCACCTCAGACACCTTGCTAGAGAGCGAGTCCTTGACAGACAGTGAGTCCTTGATAGAGAGCGAGCCCTTGTTCACTTATACATTGGATGAAAAGGTGGACGAGTTGGTGCGGTTTCTTCTCCTCAAATATCAAGCGAAGCAGCCTGTCACAAAGGCAGAGATGGTGACGAATGTCATCAACAGGTACACGGGCTACTTTCCTATGATCTTTAGGAAAGCCCGTGAGTTCATAGAGATTCTTTTTGGCATTTCCCTGAGAGAAGTGGACCCTGAGGACTCCTACGTCTTTGTAAACACATTAGAGCTCAGCTGTGAGGGGAGTGTGAGTGATGAGCAGGGCGTGCCCCAGAACCACCTCTTGTTTCTTGTTCTGAGTATCATCTTCATGAAGGGCACCTGTGCCTCTGAGGAGGTCATCTGGGATGTGCTGAGTGGAATAGGGGTGCGTGCTGGGAGGGAGCACTTTATCTTTGGGGAGCCCAGGGAGCTCCTCACTAAAGTTTGGGTGCAGGAACATTACCTAGAGTACCGGGAGGTGCCCAACACTGCTCCTCCACGTTACGAATTCCTGTGGGGTCCAAGAGCTCATTCAGAAATCAGTAAGAGGAAAGTAGTGGAGTTTTTGGCCATGCTCAACAATACCGTCCCTATTTCCTTTCCACCCTCGTACAAGGAGGCTTTGAAAGATGTGGAAGAGAGAGCCCAGGCCATAATTGACACCACAGATGACTCCACTGCCACAGACAGTGCAAGCTCCAGTGTCGTGTCCCCCAGCTTCTCTTCTGAGTGA